From Micromonospora rhizosphaerae, the proteins below share one genomic window:
- a CDS encoding maleylpyruvate isomerase N-terminal domain-containing protein, with product MHPIRTVYLTAARSAVELLAAPAVAQRWDSPSALAEFRVGGLAGHLAWQLLAVPGVLAEPVPAGEPVGLLGHYARGTWIGAALDDEVNVGVRRSGERVAADGPEALVADARATVEELAVALPAEPDGRVVHFARGPWSLTLEDYLTTRLMEIAVHSDDLAVSVGVPTPELPAEVLDPVLALLARLAVRRHGQPAVLRALSRAERAPANVTAF from the coding sequence ATGCATCCGATCAGGACGGTCTACCTGACCGCCGCGCGTTCTGCGGTGGAACTGCTCGCCGCCCCGGCGGTGGCGCAGCGGTGGGACTCCCCGAGCGCGCTCGCCGAGTTCCGGGTCGGCGGGCTGGCCGGTCACCTCGCCTGGCAGCTGCTGGCGGTGCCCGGGGTGCTGGCCGAGCCGGTCCCCGCCGGCGAGCCGGTCGGCCTGCTCGGCCACTACGCCCGCGGCACCTGGATCGGCGCGGCCCTCGACGACGAGGTGAACGTGGGTGTCCGGCGGTCCGGGGAGCGGGTCGCCGCCGACGGCCCGGAGGCGCTGGTGGCCGACGCTCGGGCCACCGTGGAGGAGCTGGCCGTTGCCCTGCCGGCCGAGCCGGACGGGCGGGTGGTGCACTTCGCCCGGGGGCCCTGGTCACTCACCCTGGAGGACTACCTGACCACCCGGCTGATGGAGATCGCGGTGCACTCCGACGACCTGGCGGTCAGCGTCGGCGTGCCCACCCCCGAGCTGCCCGCCGAGGTGCTGGACCCGGTGCTCGCCCTGCTCGCCCGGCTGGCCGTACGCCGGCACGGGCAGCCGGCCGTGCTCCGCGCGCTCAGCCGGGCCGAGCGAGCGCCGGCGAACGTCACCGCGTTCTGA
- the serS gene encoding serine--tRNA ligase — MLDMELIRKDREAVATALAKRLDPAEVNRVLDEVQRLDQERRALISEIDAERQRRKAEARAYAEAKRAGTAPEPAKLEAERKQLAELESQLDEVQSRLREAMSELPNLPADDVVPGGKEANRVVKTFGEPPKIEKVRDHVELSRALGLVDYERGVKLGGSGFWIYTGLGARLEWALINWFIEHHIKAGYQFLLPPHLLLHSAGYAAGQFPKFYEDVYHLDRESAPRGQFLLPTSETAILGAYQDEILETAKLPLKAFAYTPCYRREAAGSHSDERGTVRGHQFNKVEIFQFTLPEQADMALEEMLAHAESLVEALGLHYRRSLLAAGDAAASMRKTLDIEVWMPSTGKYKEVSSVSWAGDYQARRAAIRYREPGGKQTRFVHTLNGSALATSRLFPAILEQFQQPDGSVLVPEVLRDRIGTDRLTPVR, encoded by the coding sequence ATGCTCGACATGGAGTTGATCCGGAAGGATCGCGAGGCGGTGGCGACCGCGCTGGCGAAGCGTCTGGATCCCGCCGAGGTCAACCGAGTGCTGGACGAGGTCCAGCGGCTCGACCAGGAACGCCGCGCCCTGATCAGCGAGATCGACGCCGAGCGGCAGCGCCGCAAGGCCGAGGCGCGCGCGTACGCGGAGGCGAAGCGGGCCGGCACCGCGCCGGAGCCCGCCAAGCTGGAGGCCGAGCGCAAGCAGCTCGCCGAGCTGGAGTCCCAGCTGGACGAGGTGCAGTCCCGGCTCCGCGAGGCGATGAGCGAGCTGCCCAACCTGCCCGCCGACGACGTCGTCCCCGGCGGCAAGGAGGCCAACCGGGTCGTCAAGACCTTCGGCGAGCCGCCGAAGATCGAGAAGGTCCGGGACCACGTCGAGCTGTCCCGGGCCCTGGGCCTGGTGGACTACGAGCGCGGCGTCAAGCTCGGCGGCTCCGGCTTCTGGATCTACACCGGCCTCGGCGCGCGGCTGGAGTGGGCACTGATCAACTGGTTCATCGAGCACCACATCAAGGCCGGCTACCAGTTCCTGCTCCCGCCGCACCTGCTGCTGCACAGCGCCGGCTACGCCGCCGGCCAGTTCCCCAAGTTCTACGAGGACGTCTACCACCTGGACCGGGAAAGCGCCCCGCGCGGCCAGTTCCTGCTCCCCACCTCGGAGACGGCGATCCTCGGGGCGTACCAGGACGAGATCCTGGAGACGGCGAAGCTGCCGCTGAAGGCGTTCGCCTACACGCCCTGCTACCGGCGCGAGGCCGCCGGGTCGCACTCGGACGAGCGGGGCACGGTCCGGGGCCACCAGTTCAACAAGGTGGAGATCTTCCAGTTCACCCTGCCGGAGCAGGCCGACATGGCGCTGGAGGAGATGCTCGCCCACGCCGAGAGCCTGGTCGAGGCGCTCGGCCTGCACTACCGGCGCAGCCTGCTGGCCGCCGGCGACGCCGCCGCCTCGATGCGGAAGACCCTCGACATCGAGGTCTGGATGCCGAGCACCGGCAAGTACAAGGAGGTGTCGTCGGTCTCCTGGGCCGGCGACTACCAGGCCCGCCGGGCGGCCATCCGCTACCGCGAGCCGGGCGGCAAGCAGACCCGCTTCGTGCACACCCTGAACGGGTCGGCGCTGGCCACCAGCCGGCTCTTCCCGGCCATCCTGGAGCAGTTCCAGCAGCCCGACGGCTCGGTGCTGGTGCCGGAGGTGCTCCGCGACAGGATCGGCACCGACCGGCTCACGCCGGTCCGCTGA
- a CDS encoding NADH-quinone oxidoreductase subunit NuoF family protein — translation MMRTTVPPVACVGEPRLTAGFAEFGRLDLMAHGEVHGPAGPMEPAHLLRLAEAIELRGKGGAGFPFARKLRAVLESCARQDLAAVVVVNATEGEPASWKDKVLLTRAPHLILDGAALAAYALDAEEIVIGVADDDVGRPSLADALQERRMPVPTTIVTVPHRFISGEGGALVNGINGLPHIPPGTKKRASDSGVNGLPTLLSNAETYAQLAVAARLGPYEYAALGTDDEPGTVLLTVTGAAARPAVVECAAGTPLREILDLCEVPDGPGVLLGGYHGKWITPEAADRAEVSRTGLAAVGGTLGAGIILPLGRDTCPLGEAAQVVRYLAGESAGQCGPCRMGLPDLARAVDLAVSGSAPVEIVRAAAGDVKGRGACSHPDGTARFALSAMEAFAEDLRLHTTGEGCGRRVKGVLGLPGAPDANPQKLTLDWSRCDGHGLCAHVVPDFIRLDANGYPAFPSTPVPTWLREGALKAVKVCPELALRLARAE, via the coding sequence GTGATGCGGACGACGGTGCCACCGGTGGCCTGCGTCGGCGAACCCCGGCTCACCGCCGGCTTCGCCGAGTTCGGCCGGCTCGACCTGATGGCCCATGGCGAGGTGCACGGCCCGGCCGGGCCGATGGAACCGGCCCACCTGCTCCGGCTGGCCGAGGCCATCGAGCTCAGGGGCAAGGGTGGGGCCGGCTTTCCGTTCGCCCGCAAGCTGCGCGCGGTGCTGGAGTCCTGCGCGCGGCAGGATCTGGCCGCCGTGGTGGTGGTCAACGCCACCGAGGGCGAGCCGGCGAGCTGGAAGGACAAGGTGCTGCTCACCCGGGCCCCGCACCTGATCCTCGACGGCGCCGCGCTGGCCGCGTACGCGCTGGATGCCGAGGAGATCGTCATCGGGGTGGCAGACGACGACGTGGGCCGACCCTCGCTGGCCGACGCGCTGCAGGAACGCCGGATGCCGGTGCCCACCACCATCGTCACCGTGCCGCACCGGTTCATCTCCGGCGAGGGCGGCGCGCTGGTCAACGGCATCAACGGCCTGCCGCACATCCCGCCCGGCACCAAGAAGCGGGCCAGCGACTCGGGCGTGAACGGGCTGCCCACCCTGCTCTCCAACGCCGAGACGTACGCCCAGCTCGCGGTCGCCGCCCGGCTCGGCCCGTACGAGTACGCGGCGCTCGGCACCGACGACGAGCCGGGCACGGTGCTGCTCACCGTCACCGGCGCGGCGGCCCGGCCGGCGGTGGTGGAGTGCGCAGCCGGCACGCCGCTGCGGGAGATCCTCGACCTCTGCGAGGTGCCCGACGGCCCGGGGGTCCTGCTGGGCGGCTACCACGGCAAGTGGATCACCCCGGAGGCGGCGGACCGGGCGGAGGTCTCCCGCACGGGGCTCGCCGCGGTCGGCGGCACCCTCGGCGCCGGCATCATCCTGCCGCTCGGGCGGGACACCTGCCCGCTGGGCGAGGCCGCGCAGGTGGTCCGCTACCTGGCCGGCGAGTCCGCCGGGCAGTGCGGACCGTGCAGGATGGGCCTGCCCGACCTGGCCCGCGCCGTCGACCTCGCGGTCTCCGGCAGCGCCCCGGTGGAGATCGTCCGGGCGGCCGCCGGTGACGTGAAGGGGCGGGGCGCGTGCAGCCACCCGGACGGCACGGCCCGGTTCGCCCTCTCCGCGATGGAGGCCTTCGCCGAGGACCTGCGGCTGCACACCACCGGCGAGGGCTGCGGCCGGCGGGTCAAGGGCGTGCTGGGGCTGCCCGGGGCGCCCGACGCCAACCCGCAGAAGCTCACCCTGGACTGGTCCCGCTGCGACGGTCACGGGCTCTGCGCGCACGTGGTGCCCGACTTCATCCGGCTCGACGCCAACGGGTACCCGGCGTTCCCGTCCACCCCGGTGCCGACCTGGCTACGGGAGGGCGCGCTGAAGGCGGTCAAGGTCTGTCCCGAACTCGCGCTCCGGCTCGCCCGGGCCGAGTAG
- a CDS encoding response regulator transcription factor, translating to MTGPIRLLLADDQALVRGALAALLSLEPDLTVVAEVGRGDEVVPEARRTAPDVALLDVEMPGLDGIAATSALRAAVPGCRVLMVTTFGRPGYLRRAMEAGANGFVVKDTPARQLADAVRRVHAGLRVVDPTLAAETLATGASPLTERETEVLRTARGGGTVADLAATLHLSEGTVRNHLSAAIGKTGARNRADAVRIAEENGWLLGE from the coding sequence ATGACCGGACCGATCCGGCTGCTGCTCGCCGACGACCAGGCGCTGGTCCGGGGTGCGCTGGCCGCGCTGCTCTCGCTGGAGCCGGACCTGACCGTGGTCGCCGAGGTGGGCCGGGGCGACGAGGTGGTCCCCGAGGCCCGCCGGACGGCGCCGGACGTGGCGCTGCTCGACGTCGAGATGCCCGGCCTGGACGGGATCGCGGCGACCAGCGCCCTGCGCGCGGCGGTGCCCGGCTGTCGGGTGCTGATGGTGACCACCTTCGGCCGTCCCGGCTACCTGCGCCGGGCGATGGAGGCGGGCGCCAACGGATTCGTGGTCAAGGACACCCCCGCCCGGCAGCTCGCCGACGCGGTGCGCCGGGTGCACGCCGGGCTGCGGGTGGTCGACCCGACCCTGGCCGCGGAGACCCTGGCGACCGGGGCGAGCCCGCTGACCGAGCGGGAGACCGAGGTGCTGCGGACCGCCCGGGGCGGGGGCACCGTGGCGGACCTGGCCGCCACGCTGCACCTGTCCGAGGGGACGGTCCGCAACCACCTCTCCGCGGCGATCGGCAAGACCGGCGCCCGCAACCGGGCCGACGCCGTGCGGATCGCCGAGGAGAACGGCTGGCTGCTCGGCGAGTGA
- a CDS encoding BON domain-containing protein — protein MATATITRNNQEIQSDVLDELTWEPRVRANEVGVTVTDGVVTLSGWVDSYAKKWAAERAAHRVSGVRAVANDLAVRIATAAERSDPEIATAASRALEWDAFVPIEALDVTVADGWVTLHGEVEWEYQRRAAERSVSRLTGVRGVTNGITVRPATRPDARELADRIVDALARNRATEIEGIRVLVRGDTIVLDGVVQSVPEREEVERVVWSAPGIREVQNHVTVAR, from the coding sequence ATGGCCACCGCGACGATCACCCGTAACAACCAGGAGATCCAGTCGGACGTGCTCGACGAGCTGACCTGGGAACCCCGCGTCCGCGCCAACGAGGTCGGGGTGACCGTCACCGACGGGGTGGTGACGCTGAGCGGCTGGGTCGACAGCTACGCCAAGAAGTGGGCCGCCGAACGGGCCGCGCACCGGGTGTCCGGGGTGCGGGCGGTCGCCAACGACCTGGCCGTCCGGATCGCCACCGCCGCCGAGCGCAGCGACCCGGAGATCGCCACGGCGGCCAGCCGGGCCCTGGAGTGGGACGCTTTCGTGCCGATCGAGGCCCTCGACGTGACCGTGGCGGACGGCTGGGTCACGCTGCACGGCGAGGTCGAGTGGGAGTACCAGCGGCGCGCCGCCGAGCGGTCGGTCAGCCGGTTGACCGGTGTGCGCGGGGTGACCAACGGGATCACGGTGCGGCCGGCGACCCGGCCCGACGCCCGCGAACTGGCCGACCGGATCGTGGACGCGCTCGCCCGCAACCGCGCGACCGAGATCGAGGGGATCAGGGTCCTGGTACGCGGCGACACGATTGTCCTCGATGGCGTGGTGCAATCGGTGCCGGAACGCGAGGAGGTGGAGCGGGTCGTCTGGTCCGCGCCGGGAATCCGCGAGGTGCAGAACCACGTAACCGTGGCCCGCTGA
- a CDS encoding helix-turn-helix transcriptional regulator has product MPEERDRVRAVDAPTGATGSTGPTGSTGPAAATALDSPPLLASRLSPAALPEPVVVRPRLLDRLERGVTGPVTLVSAPAGWGKTTLLASWARSTRAEPPPAWVAVEAGDTGERLWSYLAAALRSAAAGMPDAEPPVPDTPPRPDQLELLAAALATWERPVLLVLDDLHRITDPGALTGLEFLLRHAEQRLRLVVGARAELPLALHRWRLAGELTEIGPDELAFTEDEVADLLVAHGVRLPVAAVPRLRERTGGWPAGLRFAALALRAQPDPTRWVERFGGDQPDVAGYLREEVLASLDPDARDLLRRTAVAAAVCADLADAVTGRADSEQVLADLARQSGFLRQDDSNPPWYRCQPLLADLFRDELGRLPADELRELHLRAAGWYAGNGRPAEALRHALAGGEWDRATELLIAQWPELAPYDRDLPVDPPPAASPPEAVHRDPELGLACAAERAYAGDASAAAEYLRVAVWEARALPAPRRDRFRRLATALELTLARLSGDHDETREAAARLLATRTEPGPKDDPRTGVGEDADARAVAGTALGLVELAEGDLSTAGDRFAEALAAARQAGRGRTELVCASRSALLDAVRGGLRAAERTAREALAMPPCRGWSGRVDCGHAYLALAVVALHRDEPAEAAANLALAAPATGGAGVAALAAFCRAELLAASGEEPAALRSLVEARAGLPDRPADRELAAWLTGAEAQLRAAVGDVDTARGLLVDALGRADAEGGPRSAGAAAALGVALSRVELRADDSRAAAHALPDWSAPEAESWPLPVRLAAGVLDAVLAQQGGDDRRAGRILEQVLGLAEPEGYRRVFTRAEPGVRDLLAAHLDSGTAYWPTVSDLVRGADERRADEPADRPGAPERALDEPLTERELTILRYLQSILSNVEIASELSLSVNTVKTHVRNIYRKLDATRRREAVRRARELRLI; this is encoded by the coding sequence ATGCCGGAGGAGCGCGACCGCGTCCGGGCCGTCGACGCGCCGACCGGAGCGACGGGCTCGACCGGACCGACGGGCTCGACCGGACCGGCGGCGGCGACGGCATTGGACTCGCCGCCGCTGCTGGCGTCCCGGCTGTCGCCGGCCGCCCTGCCCGAGCCGGTGGTGGTCCGGCCGCGGCTGCTGGACCGGCTGGAGCGGGGCGTCACCGGGCCGGTCACCCTGGTCTCCGCGCCGGCCGGCTGGGGCAAGACGACGCTGCTCGCCTCCTGGGCGCGGTCGACGCGGGCGGAACCACCGCCCGCCTGGGTCGCGGTGGAGGCCGGCGACACCGGGGAGCGACTCTGGTCCTACCTGGCGGCCGCGCTCCGCTCGGCGGCGGCGGGAATGCCGGACGCCGAGCCCCCGGTGCCGGACACCCCGCCTCGCCCGGACCAGCTCGAACTGCTCGCGGCGGCGCTCGCCACCTGGGAGCGCCCGGTGCTGCTGGTCCTGGACGACCTGCACCGGATCACCGATCCGGGCGCGCTGACCGGGCTGGAGTTCCTGCTCCGCCACGCCGAGCAGCGGCTGCGACTGGTGGTCGGGGCCCGGGCCGAGCTGCCGCTGGCCCTGCACCGTTGGCGGCTCGCCGGGGAGCTGACTGAGATCGGCCCGGACGAACTGGCCTTCACCGAGGACGAGGTGGCCGATCTGCTGGTCGCGCACGGGGTGCGGCTTCCGGTCGCGGCGGTGCCCCGGCTGCGGGAGCGCACCGGGGGCTGGCCGGCCGGGCTGCGCTTCGCCGCGCTGGCGCTGCGCGCCCAGCCCGATCCGACGCGCTGGGTCGAACGGTTCGGCGGGGACCAGCCGGACGTCGCCGGCTACCTGCGCGAGGAGGTGCTCGCCTCGCTGGACCCGGACGCCCGGGACCTGCTGCGGCGTACCGCCGTCGCCGCCGCGGTCTGCGCGGACCTGGCCGACGCGGTCACCGGCCGGGCCGACTCGGAGCAGGTGCTGGCCGACCTCGCCCGGCAGAGCGGCTTCCTGCGCCAGGACGACAGCAACCCGCCGTGGTACCGCTGCCAGCCCCTGCTGGCCGACCTGTTCCGCGACGAGCTGGGCCGGCTCCCGGCCGACGAGCTGCGCGAGCTGCACCTGCGGGCGGCCGGCTGGTACGCCGGCAACGGCCGGCCGGCGGAGGCGCTCCGGCACGCGCTGGCCGGCGGCGAGTGGGACCGGGCCACCGAGCTGCTGATCGCGCAATGGCCGGAGCTGGCCCCCTACGACCGGGACCTCCCGGTCGATCCGCCGCCCGCCGCGTCGCCCCCGGAGGCGGTCCACCGGGACCCGGAACTCGGGTTGGCCTGCGCGGCGGAACGGGCGTACGCGGGCGACGCGAGCGCCGCGGCCGAGTATCTGCGGGTGGCGGTCTGGGAGGCTCGCGCGCTGCCCGCTCCGCGCCGGGACCGGTTCCGGCGGCTGGCCACCGCCCTGGAACTCACGCTGGCCCGGCTGTCCGGCGACCACGATGAGACCCGCGAGGCGGCCGCCCGGCTGTTGGCCACGCGTACCGAGCCGGGGCCGAAGGACGATCCCCGTACGGGCGTCGGTGAGGACGCCGACGCGCGCGCGGTCGCCGGGACCGCGCTCGGCCTGGTCGAACTGGCCGAGGGGGACCTGTCCACCGCCGGGGACCGGTTCGCCGAGGCGCTGGCCGCGGCCCGGCAGGCGGGTCGGGGTCGTACGGAGCTGGTCTGCGCCAGCCGGTCCGCCCTGCTCGACGCGGTCCGGGGCGGGCTGCGGGCGGCTGAGCGGACCGCACGGGAGGCGCTGGCGATGCCGCCCTGCCGGGGCTGGTCCGGCCGAGTGGACTGCGGGCACGCGTACCTGGCGCTGGCGGTGGTGGCGCTGCACCGCGACGAGCCGGCGGAGGCGGCGGCGAACCTGGCGCTGGCCGCTCCGGCCACCGGAGGGGCCGGCGTCGCCGCGCTGGCCGCGTTCTGTCGGGCGGAGCTGCTCGCCGCGAGCGGCGAGGAGCCGGCCGCGCTGCGCTCGCTGGTCGAGGCCCGGGCGGGATTGCCGGACCGGCCCGCCGACCGGGAGCTCGCCGCCTGGTTGACCGGCGCCGAGGCGCAGCTCAGGGCCGCCGTCGGCGACGTGGACACCGCCCGCGGTCTGCTCGTCGATGCGCTGGGCCGGGCGGATGCCGAGGGTGGACCGCGGTCGGCCGGTGCGGCGGCGGCGCTGGGCGTGGCGCTGTCCCGGGTGGAGCTGCGGGCCGACGATTCGCGGGCGGCCGCTCACGCGCTGCCCGACTGGTCGGCCCCGGAGGCGGAGTCCTGGCCGCTGCCGGTACGCCTCGCCGCCGGGGTGCTCGACGCGGTCCTGGCTCAGCAGGGCGGGGACGACCGGCGGGCCGGCCGGATCCTGGAGCAGGTGCTCGGCCTGGCCGAGCCGGAGGGGTACCGCCGGGTCTTCACCCGGGCCGAGCCGGGGGTACGCGATCTGCTCGCCGCCCACCTTGACTCGGGCACCGCGTACTGGCCGACGGTGAGCGACCTGGTCCGGGGCGCGGACGAGCGGCGGGCCGACGAGCCGGCGGACCGGCCGGGCGCGCCGGAGCGGGCGCTGGACGAGCCGCTCACCGAGCGGGAGCTGACCATCCTGCGCTACCTGCAGAGCATCCTGTCCAACGTGGAGATCGCCAGCGAACTGTCCCTGTCGGTCAACACGGTCAAGACGCACGTGCGCAACATCTACCGCAAGCTCGACGCGACCCGCCGGCGCGAGGCGGTCCGGCGGGCCCGTGAGCTCAGGTTGATCTGA
- a CDS encoding DsbA family protein encodes MTTPLQVVSAKLRIPVTETDHARGPADAPVTIVEYADFQCRFCGAAHASLAEVLRQRADVVRLVYRHFPIANVHPYAESAAEVAEAAGRRNRFWAMHDWLFEHQDQLDPVHLSLGVEQLGLPPDEVGAEVERQAHADRVRRDFVGGIHSGVKGIPTLFVNEVRHDGGYNVAELLAAVDVAATA; translated from the coding sequence ATGACCACGCCACTGCAGGTCGTCAGCGCCAAGCTGCGGATCCCGGTGACCGAGACCGACCACGCCCGCGGCCCGGCGGACGCCCCGGTCACCATCGTCGAGTACGCCGACTTCCAGTGCCGGTTCTGCGGGGCCGCGCACGCGAGCCTGGCCGAGGTGCTGCGCCAGCGTGCCGACGTGGTCCGCCTGGTCTACCGGCACTTCCCCATCGCCAACGTGCACCCGTACGCGGAGAGCGCGGCGGAGGTGGCCGAGGCGGCCGGGCGGCGAAACCGGTTCTGGGCGATGCACGACTGGCTCTTCGAGCACCAGGACCAGCTGGACCCGGTGCACCTGTCGCTCGGCGTGGAGCAGCTCGGGCTGCCGCCGGACGAGGTCGGCGCGGAGGTGGAGCGGCAGGCGCACGCCGACCGGGTCCGCCGGGACTTCGTCGGCGGCATCCACAGCGGGGTGAAGGGCATCCCGACCCTGTTCGTCAACGAGGTCCGCCACGACGGGGGCTACAACGTGGCGGAGCTGCTGGCCGCGGTGGACGTTGCGGCCACTGCCTGA
- a CDS encoding STAS domain-containing protein → MSLSIVKSVMPGGVVQIVPRGEIDVDTAYEVRDAIAEVLAKGRPSRIELNMRLVTFIDSVGISAMVAGFQTCEVSGVKLVVIEPSRFVHRQLWVTGLLGLFGAPEPYFAAATREVLPGA, encoded by the coding sequence GTGAGCCTGTCGATCGTGAAGTCGGTTATGCCGGGTGGTGTCGTTCAGATCGTCCCGCGGGGCGAGATCGACGTCGACACCGCGTACGAGGTGCGTGATGCGATCGCCGAGGTGCTCGCCAAGGGGCGTCCGTCCCGTATCGAGCTGAACATGCGGTTGGTCACCTTCATCGACTCCGTCGGCATCAGCGCCATGGTCGCCGGCTTCCAGACCTGCGAGGTCAGCGGCGTCAAGCTCGTGGTGATCGAGCCGAGCCGGTTCGTGCACCGGCAGCTCTGGGTCACCGGCCTGCTCGGCCTCTTCGGCGCCCCGGAGCCCTACTTCGCCGCGGCCACCCGCGAGGTCCTTCCCGGCGCCTGA
- a CDS encoding saccharopine dehydrogenase family protein: MRDNRPYDLVLFGATGFTGGLTAEYLARQAPEGLRWALAGRNPGKLAAVRDRLAAIDPALAELALLTADVTDPGSLRAVAESARVVATTVGPFIHYGEPLVAACAAAGTDYLDITGEPEFVDLMYVRHHAEAVRTGARLVHACGFDSIPYDLGAWFTVKHLPSDVPITVDGFVRVGARFSAGTYHSALIALSRKAQMSRAAKERKAVEPRPEGRRVRAVPGKVGRSKELGRWVVPLPTIDPQVVRRSAAARPEYGPDFRYRHFAAVKRLPTLLIGAAGLAGLVGVVKLPPARRWLLGRLASGQGPTPEQRAKSWFRARFLGAGGDRRVLTEVAGGDPGYDETAKMLAESALCLALDDLPPRSGQVTPVTAMGDALLDRLVKAGIAFRVLDDRATG, from the coding sequence ATGCGCGACAACCGCCCGTACGACCTCGTCCTGTTCGGCGCGACCGGCTTCACCGGCGGCCTGACCGCCGAGTACCTGGCCCGCCAGGCTCCGGAGGGGCTGCGCTGGGCGCTGGCCGGCCGCAACCCGGGCAAGTTGGCCGCGGTGCGGGACCGGCTCGCCGCGATCGATCCGGCGCTGGCCGAGCTGGCGCTGCTGACCGCCGATGTGACCGACCCGGGGTCGCTGCGGGCGGTCGCGGAGAGCGCCCGGGTGGTCGCCACCACCGTCGGCCCCTTCATCCATTACGGCGAGCCGCTGGTGGCGGCCTGCGCCGCCGCCGGCACCGACTACCTGGACATCACCGGCGAGCCGGAGTTCGTCGACCTGATGTACGTGCGGCACCACGCCGAGGCGGTCCGCACCGGCGCGCGGCTGGTGCACGCCTGCGGCTTCGACTCGATCCCGTACGACCTCGGTGCCTGGTTCACCGTCAAGCACCTCCCGTCGGACGTCCCGATCACCGTGGACGGCTTCGTCCGGGTCGGTGCCCGGTTCTCCGCCGGGACGTATCACTCGGCGCTGATCGCGTTGTCCCGGAAGGCGCAGATGAGCCGGGCGGCGAAGGAGCGCAAGGCCGTCGAGCCCCGGCCGGAGGGGCGCCGGGTCCGCGCGGTGCCCGGCAAGGTGGGCCGGTCGAAGGAGCTGGGCAGGTGGGTGGTGCCGCTGCCCACCATCGACCCGCAGGTGGTCCGCCGGTCGGCGGCCGCCCGGCCGGAGTACGGCCCGGACTTCCGCTACCGCCATTTCGCCGCGGTGAAGCGGCTGCCGACCCTGCTGATCGGCGCGGCCGGGCTCGCCGGGCTGGTCGGGGTGGTGAAGCTGCCGCCCGCCCGGCGCTGGCTGCTCGGCCGGCTCGCCTCCGGGCAGGGGCCCACTCCCGAGCAGCGGGCGAAGTCCTGGTTCCGGGCGCGGTTCCTCGGCGCCGGCGGCGACCGCCGGGTGCTGACCGAGGTGGCCGGCGGCGACCCCGGGTACGACGAGACCGCGAAGATGCTCGCCGAGTCCGCGCTCTGCCTGGCCCTCGACGACCTGCCGCCGAGGTCGGGCCAGGTGACCCCGGTGACCGCCATGGGCGACGCCCTCCTCGACCGCCTGGTCAAGGCCGGCATCGCGTTCCGGGTGCTCGACGACCGCGCGACCGGTTGA
- a CDS encoding MerR family transcriptional regulator, which produces MRSIGELARASGLTVSALRFYDRSGVLVPALVDPITGYRWYTDDQVAPARLVAGLRRVGMPLAEIAAAVRHRSEPAVVGRLLDAHLRRLEDGLADARRELSRIRTLIDPEEIPMTTRLVLHRAELAAAIDAVRFAVGTDPELPVLAGVLLDVEPDGVRLVATDRHRLAVARTGSKMAGPPVRVIAPVGFVDEVRALLDTGAGITPEAHVTVRPDGIEASVAGRAVQATPLPYNFPDYRRLLRGQVTAAPTHRVPVDVVALRTALIAEGAPVVVKEHDGVRAEVSVLGLDQRGGLRVLAADDATGREAVRIGVNREYLLDALDAGDRGQLVLELDGPIAPLAVRRPDDEHAFSILMPVRL; this is translated from the coding sequence CTGCGCAGCATCGGCGAGCTGGCCCGGGCCAGCGGACTGACCGTGAGCGCCCTGCGGTTCTACGACCGCTCCGGGGTGCTGGTCCCGGCGCTGGTCGACCCGATCACCGGCTACCGCTGGTACACCGACGACCAGGTCGCCCCGGCCCGGCTGGTGGCCGGGCTGCGCCGGGTCGGGATGCCGCTGGCCGAGATCGCCGCCGCGGTGCGGCACCGGTCCGAGCCGGCGGTGGTCGGCCGGCTGCTGGACGCGCACCTGCGCCGGTTGGAGGACGGCCTCGCCGACGCCCGCCGTGAACTCTCCCGGATCCGTACCCTGATCGATCCCGAGGAGATCCCGATGACCACCCGCCTCGTGCTGCACCGCGCCGAGCTCGCCGCCGCCATCGACGCGGTCCGCTTCGCCGTCGGCACCGATCCGGAGCTGCCGGTGCTGGCCGGCGTGCTGCTGGATGTCGAGCCGGACGGGGTCCGGCTGGTCGCCACCGACCGGCACCGGCTGGCGGTGGCCCGCACCGGATCGAAGATGGCCGGGCCGCCGGTGCGGGTGATCGCCCCGGTCGGCTTCGTCGACGAGGTGCGCGCCCTGCTGGACACCGGCGCCGGGATCACCCCGGAGGCGCACGTGACGGTGCGCCCGGACGGCATCGAGGCCTCCGTCGCCGGCCGCGCGGTGCAGGCCACCCCGCTGCCGTACAACTTCCCGGACTACCGCCGCCTGCTGCGCGGCCAGGTCACCGCCGCGCCGACGCACCGGGTCCCGGTGGACGTGGTCGCGCTCCGGACCGCGCTGATCGCCGAGGGCGCGCCGGTCGTGGTCAAGGAGCACGATGGGGTCCGCGCCGAGGTGAGCGTGCTCGGGCTGGACCAGCGGGGCGGGCTGCGGGTGCTGGCGGCCGACGATGCCACGGGCCGGGAGGCCGTCCGGATCGGGGTGAACCGGGAGTACCTGCTCGACGCCCTCGACGCGGGCGATCGCGGCCAGCTCGTGCTGGAGCTGGACGGGCCGATCGCCCCGCTGGCCGTCCGCCGCCCGGACGACGAGCACGCCTTCTCGATCCTGATGCCGGTCCGGCTCTGA